In one Bacteroidales bacterium genomic region, the following are encoded:
- a CDS encoding HAMP domain-containing histidine kinase — MRFRHIRYVVLLGAFAIIGIIAIQGYFIKKEWTNKEKQFSQTVIIGLRNVASRIYAFNHTMPSTTNPVRQVSSNYFVVDLNSVIDANILEHYLKSEFSRLNIHTDFEYAIYNCNTDVMEYGNYFFYNGSVKEDAISVDLPKYQEYNYYFGVNFPLLDNTITGDMAIWFFMLGILGISVIFFAYSIFVILQQKRLSEMQRDFINNMTHEFKTPIASINISADVIINPDIVHEPSRLLTYGSIIKQEIGRLNDQVDKVLQIARIEKNGFHLKKEKFDLNVVILNVVENCRAQYKGDATINTLLVPGNVEVVGDQLHVTNIFYNLLDNAIKYAGPVPEVEILSKTEGDIIKVFISDNGPGISQEHQKKVFRKFYRVPTDNVHNVKGFGLGLFYVKSICEAHHWKIRLLPEQGKGAIFVLEIKNQAV; from the coding sequence ATGAGATTTAGGCATATCAGGTACGTAGTTTTATTAGGGGCTTTTGCCATCATTGGGATAATTGCCATACAAGGCTATTTCATCAAGAAGGAATGGACTAATAAGGAAAAGCAATTTTCTCAGACTGTAATTATTGGCCTTAGGAATGTTGCTTCCAGGATCTATGCTTTTAATCATACAATGCCATCCACCACAAACCCGGTCCGACAAGTATCATCGAACTATTTCGTTGTGGATTTAAATAGTGTAATTGATGCCAATATTTTAGAACATTACCTCAAGTCGGAATTTTCAAGACTGAACATTCATACTGATTTTGAGTATGCAATATACAATTGCAATACTGATGTGATGGAGTATGGGAATTATTTTTTTTATAACGGCTCGGTCAAAGAGGATGCTATTTCAGTAGATCTTCCTAAGTACCAGGAATATAATTACTATTTCGGGGTCAATTTCCCTTTACTGGATAATACCATTACTGGCGATATGGCAATATGGTTCTTTATGCTGGGAATATTAGGCATTTCTGTGATCTTTTTTGCTTATTCCATATTTGTAATATTACAGCAAAAGCGATTATCCGAAATGCAGCGTGATTTTATCAATAATATGACTCATGAATTCAAGACTCCGATAGCCAGTATCAATATCTCTGCTGACGTGATCATCAATCCGGATATTGTTCATGAGCCTTCAAGATTATTAACCTATGGCTCAATAATTAAGCAGGAAATCGGACGATTAAATGACCAGGTAGATAAAGTACTTCAGATTGCAAGGATTGAAAAAAATGGATTTCATCTTAAAAAGGAAAAGTTTGACCTTAATGTAGTGATCCTGAATGTGGTGGAAAATTGCCGGGCTCAATACAAAGGAGATGCCACCATAAATACATTACTGGTTCCTGGAAATGTTGAAGTGGTAGGAGATCAGCTACATGTAACTAATATTTTCTATAATTTGCTTGATAATGCCATTAAATATGCTGGGCCTGTTCCGGAAGTAGAAATTCTTTCAAAAACTGAAGGTGATATAATTAAGGTTTTTATCTCTGATAATGGGCCGGGAATCAGTCAAGAGCATCAGAAGAAAGTCTTCAGGAAGTTCTATAGAGTACCGACTGATAATGTCCATAATGTTAAAGGTTTTGGATTGGGATTATTCTATGTAAAAAGTATTTGTGAGGCGCACCACTGGAAAATTCGTCTGCTACCTGAGCAGGGAAAAGGGGCTATATTTGTTTTGGAAATCAAAAATCAAGCAGTGTAA
- a CDS encoding N-acetyltransferase → MKIVVRAERNSDYQEIAMLNDLAFGQENEGLLIEALRKRKEFIKELSLVAILEGQISGHILFTPVSISGNGKSTISLALAPMCVMPELQNFGIGSQLVEHGLKAAQSLGFRSVIVLGHKEYYPRFGFKPASFFEITCPFEVPDECFMALELQDQALIGISGMVSYPIEFDRFG, encoded by the coding sequence ATGAAAATTGTCGTTAGGGCTGAAAGAAATTCGGATTACCAGGAGATCGCAATGTTAAATGACCTTGCATTCGGACAGGAAAACGAAGGCCTCCTTATAGAAGCACTCCGCAAAAGGAAAGAGTTCATTAAAGAACTTTCGTTGGTGGCAATTTTAGAAGGACAAATTTCAGGACATATTCTCTTTACTCCTGTCAGTATTTCCGGAAACGGGAAATCTACTATCAGCCTGGCTTTAGCTCCAATGTGCGTAATGCCTGAACTTCAAAACTTCGGAATTGGAAGTCAATTAGTGGAACATGGCCTGAAAGCAGCTCAGTCTCTTGGGTTCAGATCAGTAATCGTATTGGGCCACAAAGAGTATTATCCACGATTTGGATTTAAACCTGCCTCCTTTTTCGAAATAACATGCCCTTTTGAGGTACCGGATGAATGCTTTATGGCTCTTGAATTACAGGATCAAGCCTTAATCGGCATTTCCGGAATGGTTTCATACCCTATAGAATTTGATCGCTTCGGTTAA
- a CDS encoding CDP-archaeol synthase, protein MNNFTLRSLTGAGFVVVMLGSALLGQLVFSVLFLVVSLLGLFEFYGLFKKHSPFSPFSSMAIVAGALLYALLALNALGYLNGSLILLILPILFLLFIAELWRVKTEPFINIAISLAGILYIPLPLGLAIYFFDPVSLSGPEHFGTMIGFLLILWLNDTGAYIVGSLIGKHKLFSRISPGKTWEGSIGGALFALLVAYLCSVIFPIYPLWKWLVMGLIIVITGTLGDLVESMMKRSLQVKDSGNILPGHGGILDRFDAVLISVPFVFVFLTLTR, encoded by the coding sequence GTGAATAATTTTACATTACGTTCTCTCACAGGTGCAGGTTTTGTTGTGGTGATGCTGGGCTCAGCCCTGCTGGGTCAACTGGTTTTTTCAGTGCTCTTTCTAGTGGTATCTTTATTGGGGCTTTTTGAATTCTATGGACTTTTTAAGAAGCATAGTCCTTTTTCCCCTTTTAGCTCCATGGCAATTGTGGCAGGTGCATTGTTATACGCACTTCTTGCCCTGAATGCACTGGGGTATTTAAATGGCAGCTTAATACTTCTTATTCTGCCAATACTGTTCCTGTTATTTATTGCAGAACTATGGAGAGTAAAAACTGAACCATTTATAAATATCGCCATTAGTCTTGCAGGGATATTATACATTCCTCTTCCCCTGGGTCTTGCAATATATTTTTTTGATCCTGTAAGTCTTTCCGGACCTGAGCATTTTGGGACAATGATCGGGTTTCTTCTTATTTTGTGGTTGAATGATACCGGTGCATATATTGTTGGTTCACTCATCGGGAAACATAAGTTATTCAGTCGTATCTCACCCGGTAAAACATGGGAGGGGAGTATAGGAGGAGCACTATTTGCTTTATTGGTAGCTTATCTCTGCTCAGTGATTTTTCCTATTTATCCGTTATGGAAGTGGCTTGTAATGGGTCTCATAATTGTCATCACCGGAACACTGGGTGATCTTGTGGAGTCGATGATGAAAAGGAGTCTACAGGTAAAGGATTCAGGTAATATTTTGCCCGGCCATGGTGGTATACTTGACCGATTTGATGCTGTGCTGATCTCCGTGCCATTTGTATTTGTATTTTTGACACTCACCCGTTAA
- a CDS encoding noncanonical pyrimidine nucleotidase, YjjG family yields the protein MKKIYNHLFFDLDHTLWDFERSAEEAKQSLFTKLKLKEMGIPSYEAFREKYIGINSGLWAQYREGNIEKAALNFNRFYLTLCEFGVDDSEVGKKMAAGFIEEISANTYLFPHAVEILEYLYAKYPLYIITNGFDEVQFPKLKNSGLDRFFKVIITSEEAGSKKPDPSIFHYALNKTHARAEESLMIGDDLVVDIDGARQVGIDQLFVNHNQTIHQDLVTIEVKSLIEIKNYL from the coding sequence ATGAAAAAAATATATAATCATCTATTCTTTGATCTCGATCACACATTGTGGGATTTTGAACGTAGTGCAGAGGAGGCTAAACAATCACTCTTCACAAAACTGAAGCTGAAGGAAATGGGTATTCCTTCTTATGAAGCATTCAGGGAAAAGTATATTGGGATAAATTCAGGCTTATGGGCCCAGTATCGTGAAGGCAACATTGAAAAAGCTGCACTGAATTTCAATAGGTTCTACCTTACACTTTGCGAATTCGGAGTGGATGATTCTGAAGTGGGAAAAAAGATGGCAGCTGGTTTTATTGAAGAGATTTCAGCAAATACTTATCTCTTCCCTCATGCAGTTGAAATCTTAGAGTATCTGTATGCTAAATACCCACTATATATTATTACTAATGGATTTGATGAAGTTCAATTCCCTAAATTGAAAAATTCAGGTTTGGATAGATTTTTTAAAGTTATCATTACCAGTGAAGAAGCCGGGTCAAAGAAACCTGACCCTTCAATTTTTCATTATGCTTTAAATAAGACACATGCCCGGGCAGAAGAAAGCCTCATGATAGGAGATGACCTTGTGGTTGATATTGATGGAGCCAGGCAGGTAGGCATAGATCAATTGTTTGTCAATCACAACCAGACCATCCACCAGGATTTAGTTACTATTGAAGTTAAAAGCTTAATAGAAATTAAGAACTACCTATAA
- a CDS encoding biotin--[acetyl-CoA-carboxylase] ligase: MSGFHVIELDEIDSTNAYALKLLSEARPPEGTVISCFKQSQGRGTDTNHWESEPGKNLTISLILYPTFLPVSEQFSLNQAIALALQEMVSKIVPSGNVTIKWPNDIYIGNKKVAGVLIQNSVMGSTFDFAVIGIGLNVNQREFLSDAPNPVSLSLITGDTYELSTIRDHLIESLNKYYQLLREGKKSDINKYYLEHLFRVGQWHNYLLKGIEVNARITGITNFGQLMLEGSDKSNWVCDLKEVKYLF, encoded by the coding sequence ATGTCAGGTTTCCATGTCATTGAGCTCGATGAGATTGATTCAACCAACGCCTATGCCCTGAAATTGCTATCAGAAGCGCGGCCTCCGGAAGGTACTGTAATCAGTTGTTTTAAGCAATCACAGGGAAGGGGCACTGACACTAACCATTGGGAAAGTGAGCCTGGCAAAAACCTGACAATCAGCCTCATTCTTTATCCGACATTTCTTCCTGTTTCGGAACAGTTCAGCCTGAATCAGGCTATTGCGCTTGCCTTGCAGGAAATGGTCAGTAAAATCGTCCCATCCGGTAATGTAACGATCAAATGGCCAAATGATATATATATCGGAAATAAAAAAGTAGCGGGTGTTCTTATCCAGAACTCAGTCATGGGCTCAACATTTGATTTTGCTGTTATTGGCATCGGCCTTAATGTAAATCAGCGGGAATTCCTGAGTGATGCTCCTAATCCGGTTTCTCTTTCACTGATAACGGGTGATACCTATGAACTGTCCACGATCCGGGACCACTTAATTGAATCGTTGAACAAGTATTACCAGCTTTTGAGAGAAGGAAAAAAATCTGACATTAATAAATACTATCTTGAACATCTTTTCAGAGTCGGCCAATGGCATAACTACCTGCTAAAAGGAATTGAAGTTAATGCCAGAATAACCGGAATTACAAATTTCGGACAGCTTATGCTTGAAGGTTCTGATAAATCAAACTGGGTTTGTGACCTGAAAGAAGTGAAATATCTATTCTAA
- the rsfS gene encoding ribosome silencing factor, producing the protein MAKRKKIEAPEMLADIIVKGMQERKAIEIVKLNLGKVPNSITDYFVICHGNSRTQVEAIADSVQAEVKKAVGYNPWHKEGHENAEWILLDYFDVVVHIFLEESRNFYKLEKLWADAERIDIPAV; encoded by the coding sequence ATGGCAAAAAGAAAGAAGATTGAAGCTCCTGAAATGTTGGCTGATATAATAGTTAAGGGAATGCAGGAGCGAAAAGCGATTGAGATTGTAAAACTTAATCTCGGTAAAGTACCGAACAGCATTACTGATTATTTTGTTATCTGTCATGGGAACTCCCGCACACAGGTTGAAGCTATTGCTGATTCGGTGCAGGCAGAAGTGAAAAAAGCAGTAGGTTATAATCCCTGGCACAAGGAAGGTCATGAAAATGCTGAATGGATACTACTGGATTATTTTGATGTAGTAGTGCACATTTTTCTTGAAGAATCCAGGAATTTTTACAAACTGGAAAAATTATGGGCAGATGCAGAGCGAATAGATATCCCTGCAGTATAA
- a CDS encoding SPFH domain-containing protein, which produces MEKEKIASPSSGYFALIVMVLLLALAIVCFALFNQNIIGLIAGIASVVVFSFLSTGFLVVNPNESSVLILFGAYEGTLKNNGFYWLNPFFVKKKISLRARNFNSELLKVNDKLGNPINIGIVLVWKVEDTYRSAFQVDDYMRFVEIQSESAVRKLAGHYAYDNFDDEQSEITLRSGGEEVNHVLEKELSERLQIAGILVIEARIAHLAYSAEIAQAMLKRQQATAVVAARTKIVEGAVSMVEMALEKLEEKKLVSLDSERKAVMVSNLLVVLCSDKDASPVVNTGSLY; this is translated from the coding sequence ATGGAAAAAGAAAAAATTGCATCTCCATCTTCAGGCTATTTTGCACTGATTGTTATGGTTTTATTACTTGCCTTGGCCATCGTCTGTTTTGCTTTATTCAATCAAAACATTATTGGCCTGATAGCAGGTATTGCTTCTGTAGTGGTATTCTCATTTTTGTCAACCGGCTTCCTGGTTGTCAATCCGAATGAATCCAGTGTTCTCATTCTTTTTGGTGCATATGAAGGTACTTTAAAGAATAATGGTTTTTATTGGCTGAATCCGTTTTTTGTAAAGAAGAAAATCTCTCTCAGGGCGCGAAACTTCAACAGTGAATTACTCAAAGTAAATGACAAATTGGGGAATCCAATCAATATTGGCATTGTCCTGGTGTGGAAAGTAGAGGATACTTATAGGTCAGCTTTCCAGGTGGACGATTACATGCGGTTTGTTGAAATCCAAAGTGAGTCGGCAGTACGCAAACTTGCCGGGCATTATGCTTATGATAATTTTGATGATGAACAGTCAGAAATTACCTTACGTTCAGGGGGAGAAGAAGTTAATCATGTTCTTGAGAAAGAACTTTCGGAAAGACTTCAGATCGCCGGGATTCTTGTTATTGAAGCAAGGATAGCCCATCTCGCTTATTCAGCTGAAATTGCGCAGGCAATGCTAAAAAGGCAGCAAGCTACGGCAGTTGTAGCAGCCAGGACTAAAATTGTTGAAGGAGCTGTGAGCATGGTTGAAATGGCCCTGGAAAAGCTGGAAGAAAAGAAGCTGGTATCCCTTGATAGTGAACGTAAAGCTGTGATGGTTAGCAATCTTCTGGTGGTACTGTGCTCTGATAAAGATGCTTCACCGGTTGTAAACACAGGCTCTTTATACTAG
- a CDS encoding Arc family DNA binding domain-containing protein, whose amino-acid sequence MAEKKVFALRVNEDLLKAVEKWASDEFRSVNGQLEWIISKALSNAGRSPNANQDGKKPESKK is encoded by the coding sequence ATGGCTGAAAAGAAGGTATTTGCACTACGTGTTAACGAGGATCTGCTGAAAGCTGTTGAAAAATGGGCTTCAGATGAATTTCGAAGTGTGAATGGCCAACTGGAATGGATCATCAGCAAGGCATTATCAAATGCTGGCAGAAGCCCTAATGCAAATCAAGACGGAAAGAAGCCGGAGAGTAAGAAATGA
- a CDS encoding lactate utilization protein produces MEESTSREKVLKRVRNALIYKTDNPYAQVDFDSRIYQEMEESPDVNFAQEFTSIGGKFIYCEGELDLVASLSALANEQQWQDVFCTDPELQYLLSQADIPFLSDAENFEVLKVGITSCEFLISRLGSIMVSSRQDSGRRLNVYPEIHIVIAYTSQLVPDLKDALAGIREKYGNKIPSMISVITGPSRTADIEKTLVMGAHGPKEIYVFLTELTEQETEEE; encoded by the coding sequence ATGGAAGAAAGTACCTCGAGGGAAAAAGTATTGAAAAGAGTGCGAAATGCACTTATTTATAAAACAGATAACCCCTATGCCCAGGTCGATTTTGATTCCAGGATCTACCAGGAAATGGAGGAATCCCCGGATGTGAATTTTGCTCAGGAATTTACCAGCATAGGAGGGAAGTTCATTTATTGTGAAGGGGAATTGGACCTTGTGGCTTCTTTATCAGCTCTTGCCAATGAGCAACAATGGCAGGATGTATTCTGTACTGATCCTGAATTGCAGTATCTCCTTTCACAGGCTGATATTCCTTTCCTGTCAGATGCTGAAAACTTCGAAGTGTTGAAAGTAGGAATCACTTCCTGTGAGTTTCTTATCTCACGGTTAGGTAGTATAATGGTGTCCTCCAGGCAGGATTCCGGTCGTCGGCTTAATGTATACCCTGAAATACACATTGTGATTGCATATACCTCTCAGCTGGTACCAGACCTTAAAGATGCATTAGCAGGAATCAGGGAGAAATATGGGAATAAAATTCCTTCTATGATTTCTGTAATTACAGGCCCCAGCCGAACTGCTGATATTGAAAAAACACTGGTAATGGGTGCTCATGGGCCTAAAGAAATCTATGTTTTTCTTACAGAACTGACTGAACAGGAAACTGAAGAAGAATAG
- a CDS encoding DUF2007 domain-containing protein, which translates to MESDWIKIYETDKLYEADMIQAILEDSQIKAIIVNKQDTLYLIGDIEIYVSTDDSFIARQLIVEYKGE; encoded by the coding sequence ATGGAATCGGATTGGATCAAAATTTATGAAACAGACAAGCTCTATGAAGCTGACATGATTCAAGCTATACTTGAAGATTCCCAGATTAAGGCAATTATCGTAAACAAGCAGGATACTCTTTACCTTATAGGTGATATCGAAATCTATGTTTCAACAGACGATTCATTTATAGCCAGACAATTAATCGTAGAATATAAAGGTGAATAA
- a CDS encoding response regulator transcription factor, with protein sequence MRSARILYVEDDLTLSFVTRDNLERAGYQVDYCEDGIVAYEKIKAGNFDLYILDVMLPGIDGFTLARKVREKDESAPILFLSARSTIDDKIYGLQIGADDYITKPFSIEELILKIEIFLRRSKVEVSRNHHDSIITLGTYQFMPEKLMLSNGNDTTSLTHKESELLLYLCKNMDTIVKRDAIMNSVWGNDQFYASRSLDVFISRLRKLLKQDSSIKIENIHNIGYRLSISEIGE encoded by the coding sequence ATGAGATCAGCCAGAATTCTTTATGTGGAAGATGACCTAACTCTTTCATTTGTCACACGCGACAACCTTGAACGTGCCGGTTACCAGGTTGATTATTGCGAAGATGGCATTGTTGCCTATGAAAAGATTAAGGCCGGAAATTTTGATTTATATATCCTGGATGTGATGCTCCCGGGAATAGATGGGTTTACCCTTGCAAGGAAAGTTCGTGAAAAAGATGAATCAGCACCTATATTATTTCTCTCGGCTAGGTCAACCATTGATGATAAAATCTATGGCCTGCAGATAGGTGCAGATGACTACATCACCAAGCCTTTCAGCATTGAAGAGCTGATTCTCAAAATTGAAATTTTCCTTCGAAGAAGCAAAGTGGAAGTTAGCCGAAATCATCATGACTCAATCATCACACTGGGGACTTATCAATTTATGCCTGAGAAGTTGATGCTGTCAAACGGGAATGATACAACCAGCCTCACGCACAAGGAATCAGAATTGCTTTTGTACCTCTGTAAGAATATGGATACAATAGTAAAAAGAGATGCCATCATGAATTCAGTATGGGGGAATGACCAGTTTTATGCAAGCCGCAGCCTTGATGTTTTTATTTCGAGACTCAGAAAATTATTAAAGCAAGACTCTTCCATAAAAATTGAAAACATTCACAACATTGGTTATCGACTCTCAATATCTGAGATAGGCGAATAA
- the ftsH gene encoding ATP-dependent zinc metalloprotease FtsH produces MTEDSNNKDKGDKFPGSNFNRSKNPKFKFNFYWIYGILGIIFFGLYFANMGTSPKEIDWGQLKLMLQSQEVDKILLVNKEQAEIYIKKDKLSLEKFKDAKPSNNIVNTAPQYVYQIGSVETFEKDMREAQQALPSIVYPRNINRRNWGSELLGWILPVVVLVGLWLLVMRMMTRGGAGGGGQIFNIGKSKAQLFDKDTMVSLNFNDVAGLQEAKVEVMEIVEFLKNPKKYTELGGKIPKGALLVGPPGTGKTLLAKAVAGEAKVPFFSLSGSDFVEMFVGVGASRVRDLFKQAKEKAPSIIFIDEIDAVGRARGRNPMTGSNDERENTLNQLLTEMDGFQTNAGVIILAATNRADILDRALLRAGRFDRQIYIELPDLEERKAIFAVHMRNLKMDNSINREFLAKQTPGFSGADIANCCNEAALIAARKDKHQIDKQDFLDAIDRIVGGLEKRNKIISQHEKKVIAYHESGHAAISWLLQYAHPLVKVTIVPRGKALGAAWYLPEERQITTFEQMYDEITAALGGRAAEEVVFGKISTGALNDLEKVTKQAYAMVAFYGLNDKIGNISFYDSSGQQEYMLGKPFSEKTAQVIDEEISKMIEGAYLRAKQLLIDNREKLNQLADILLLKEVIFREDLEHIFGVRPFDDHEHVTLNGNSTDSAESQDDTRLLSADADDKSTPPPPPPGV; encoded by the coding sequence ATGACAGAAGATTCAAATAATAAAGATAAGGGCGATAAATTCCCCGGAAGTAATTTTAACCGTTCAAAAAATCCAAAATTCAAGTTCAATTTCTACTGGATTTATGGTATTCTTGGCATTATTTTCTTTGGATTATATTTTGCCAATATGGGTACCAGTCCGAAAGAGATAGACTGGGGCCAGTTAAAATTAATGTTGCAGAGTCAGGAAGTTGACAAGATACTTCTTGTAAACAAAGAGCAGGCAGAGATTTATATCAAGAAGGATAAGCTGTCTCTTGAGAAGTTCAAGGATGCTAAACCTTCGAATAATATTGTAAATACTGCACCTCAATATGTTTATCAGATAGGTTCTGTCGAAACATTCGAGAAGGATATGAGGGAAGCCCAGCAAGCACTTCCTTCAATTGTTTATCCCCGAAATATTAACCGCAGGAACTGGGGTAGTGAATTACTGGGCTGGATACTTCCTGTAGTTGTTTTGGTGGGGTTATGGTTACTAGTAATGAGAATGATGACCCGTGGTGGCGCTGGTGGAGGTGGACAGATTTTCAATATTGGGAAATCCAAAGCTCAGTTATTTGATAAGGATACCATGGTTTCATTGAATTTCAACGATGTAGCCGGATTGCAGGAAGCTAAGGTTGAGGTAATGGAAATTGTTGAATTTCTAAAGAATCCCAAAAAATATACTGAACTGGGAGGTAAGATTCCTAAAGGTGCATTGCTTGTTGGCCCTCCCGGAACCGGGAAAACTTTATTGGCAAAAGCGGTTGCAGGGGAGGCTAAAGTTCCCTTCTTCTCACTTTCCGGGTCTGATTTCGTTGAAATGTTTGTTGGCGTTGGAGCTTCCCGGGTAAGAGATCTGTTTAAACAAGCTAAGGAAAAAGCCCCTAGTATCATCTTCATCGATGAAATTGATGCTGTTGGAAGAGCCCGCGGCCGTAACCCAATGACAGGTTCAAATGATGAACGTGAAAACACCTTAAATCAGTTACTAACTGAAATGGATGGTTTTCAAACCAATGCAGGCGTTATTATTCTGGCTGCAACCAATCGTGCAGATATTCTGGACCGCGCCTTACTGCGTGCCGGTCGTTTCGACAGGCAGATTTATATTGAACTTCCTGACCTTGAAGAAAGGAAAGCCATTTTTGCTGTACATATGAGAAACCTGAAAATGGATAATTCCATTAACAGGGAGTTTTTAGCCAAACAGACACCCGGTTTCTCAGGTGCCGATATTGCCAATTGTTGCAATGAAGCAGCACTTATCGCCGCCAGAAAGGATAAACATCAAATAGACAAACAGGATTTTCTTGATGCGATCGACCGAATTGTCGGTGGTTTGGAAAAAAGGAATAAAATTATTTCTCAGCATGAAAAGAAAGTGATTGCATACCATGAATCTGGTCATGCTGCTATTAGCTGGCTCTTACAGTATGCACATCCGCTGGTAAAAGTGACGATTGTTCCCAGGGGTAAAGCATTAGGTGCCGCCTGGTATCTTCCGGAAGAACGTCAAATTACTACTTTCGAGCAAATGTACGATGAGATCACTGCCGCCCTCGGAGGTCGTGCCGCTGAGGAAGTGGTTTTTGGAAAGATATCAACGGGTGCATTAAATGACCTGGAAAAAGTAACAAAGCAGGCTTATGCTATGGTTGCTTTCTATGGATTGAATGACAAAATCGGGAACATAAGTTTTTATGATTCTTCAGGCCAGCAGGAATATATGCTTGGTAAGCCTTTCAGTGAAAAAACAGCCCAGGTTATTGATGAAGAAATCAGTAAAATGATAGAGGGGGCTTATTTACGAGCTAAACAACTACTCATAGATAATAGGGAGAAACTGAATCAACTGGCAGATATTCTTCTTCTTAAGGAGGTTATCTTCCGGGAAGATCTTGAACATATTTTCGGTGTCAGGCCATTTGACGACCATGAACATGTGACGCTTAATGGCAACTCAACTGATTCTGCAGAAAGCCAGGATGATACCAGGCTTCTGTCTGCTGATGCTGATGATAAGAGCACACCACCACCACCACCACCCGGTGTTTAA
- a CDS encoding phosphatidylserine decarboxylase family protein, translating into MTRYRIHKEGHRIILFTTILCILLIVALVGFFPVHTIFHYLFYTAVAAIYLVVLRFFRIPERIMQSHPDVVLCPADGTIVAIEEVEESEYFHDRRRQVSIFMSPNNVHVNLYPISGKIVYTNYWPGSFLVAWHPKSSTENERHTVVIENSQHGLVMVRQIAGALARRIVCYSRTNERINQGYELGFIKFGSRVDLFLPLSASIEVKLEQKVKGGITKIGHFN; encoded by the coding sequence ATGACCAGGTACCGGATTCATAAGGAAGGCCACCGTATCATCCTCTTTACAACCATTCTTTGCATTTTGCTGATTGTTGCCCTGGTTGGATTTTTCCCGGTCCACACAATCTTTCATTACCTTTTTTACACTGCCGTAGCAGCTATTTACCTTGTTGTTCTGCGATTCTTCCGGATACCTGAACGAATTATGCAGTCACACCCTGATGTTGTTCTTTGTCCGGCAGATGGTACTATTGTCGCAATAGAAGAAGTTGAAGAGTCGGAATACTTTCATGACCGTCGCAGACAGGTTTCCATTTTCATGTCACCTAATAATGTGCATGTGAATCTTTACCCTATAAGTGGAAAGATTGTTTATACTAATTATTGGCCGGGTTCATTCCTGGTAGCCTGGCATCCAAAGTCCTCAACTGAAAACGAACGACATACGGTTGTAATAGAAAACTCTCAACACGGACTTGTCATGGTAAGGCAGATTGCCGGTGCCCTGGCAAGAAGAATAGTATGCTATTCCAGAACAAATGAGAGAATTAACCAGGGTTATGAGCTCGGATTCATAAAGTTTGGCAGCCGGGTGGATCTTTTTCTCCCGCTGTCTGCATCAATAGAAGTGAAACTTGAACAGAAGGTAAAAGGTGGGATAACTAAAATAGGCCACTTTAATTAA
- a CDS encoding DUF1573 domain-containing protein, whose protein sequence is MKNLLLLTIVIAMIAGSGFAQTTATKPNETYTVPVNPNAPKAKWDKTINDFGEIAQGIPKTAEFKLTNDGKEPLLIQTAKASCGCTNLQYSQEPILPGKSSIISATYNAAAPGPFTKTITVTTNADPNPVVLQIKGTVAPKKEEPK, encoded by the coding sequence ATGAAAAATCTACTCCTCCTCACAATTGTCATTGCTATGATTGCCGGCTCAGGTTTTGCACAAACTACTGCCACCAAACCGAACGAAACTTATACAGTTCCAGTAAACCCGAATGCTCCGAAAGCAAAATGGGACAAAACCATTAATGATTTTGGCGAAATTGCCCAGGGAATTCCAAAGACCGCTGAGTTTAAACTTACGAATGACGGGAAAGAGCCTTTACTCATTCAGACAGCCAAGGCATCATGTGGATGTACTAACCTTCAATATTCACAGGAACCAATTTTACCGGGAAAATCCAGTATTATTTCAGCCACTTACAATGCAGCAGCACCTGGGCCATTTACAAAGACAATTACAGTTACAACGAATGCTGACCCTAATCCCGTTGTACTTCAGATTAAGGGAACGGTTGCACCTAAAAAGGAAGAACCTAAATAA